The Caulifigura coniformis genome includes a region encoding these proteins:
- a CDS encoding redoxin family protein → MLSKRSRTVLAGLALALLFPSSSAPQAADDTPPPAAPSAEPKAASPESVPAAKIVPAAGPETSRTEPEITLAVGKPAPPFAVASWVKGEPIDSLKPGQVYVVEFWATWCGPCLQGMPHISQLQTDYGDKVRIIGISKEEENVVKEFLAKDREEGVTWDQTVKYSLAMDAENGMFTSWFRAAGRSGIPCAFLVGKDGVIEWIGHPQQIDEPLAKVTEGTWDRKAAIAEYEAEIQRMKLAAVTRRLQVEISVAMRAKEYDKALSLVDELAEAMPGSPLPSTVRLTVLSQSGRTEEATALIDELVKQDWDKGELLTGLASGIATARFPGTLENAERLARRAVELSEEKSPGPIHTLARVFAEKGQLDDAIAWERKALALAENNVTILRTLREYESLKDAAQKPTEAAKP, encoded by the coding sequence ATGCTGTCGAAGCGATCGAGAACCGTGTTGGCGGGCCTGGCGCTCGCCTTGCTCTTCCCCTCCTCGTCCGCGCCCCAGGCCGCAGACGACACCCCGCCGCCGGCCGCGCCCAGCGCGGAGCCGAAGGCCGCGTCCCCCGAGTCGGTACCAGCGGCGAAAATCGTTCCCGCCGCCGGCCCGGAGACGTCGCGGACCGAGCCGGAGATCACCCTCGCGGTCGGCAAGCCAGCGCCCCCTTTTGCGGTCGCCTCATGGGTCAAGGGAGAACCGATCGACAGCCTTAAACCCGGGCAGGTCTACGTCGTCGAGTTCTGGGCCACCTGGTGCGGACCGTGCCTGCAGGGCATGCCGCATATCTCTCAGCTCCAGACCGATTACGGCGACAAGGTTCGCATCATCGGGATCAGCAAAGAGGAAGAGAACGTCGTCAAGGAGTTCCTGGCCAAAGATCGCGAGGAAGGAGTGACCTGGGACCAGACGGTCAAATACTCGCTGGCGATGGACGCGGAGAACGGCATGTTCACGTCCTGGTTCCGCGCGGCCGGGCGCTCGGGCATCCCGTGCGCCTTCCTCGTCGGCAAAGATGGCGTGATCGAATGGATCGGTCACCCTCAGCAGATCGACGAACCGCTCGCCAAAGTCACCGAAGGAACCTGGGATCGCAAGGCCGCCATTGCCGAGTATGAGGCGGAGATTCAGCGGATGAAGCTGGCCGCCGTGACGCGCCGGTTGCAGGTCGAGATTTCCGTCGCGATGCGGGCGAAAGAGTACGACAAGGCCCTGTCGCTGGTCGACGAGCTTGCGGAAGCGATGCCCGGCAGCCCGCTTCCCTCAACGGTCCGGCTGACCGTCCTCAGTCAAAGCGGACGAACGGAGGAGGCGACCGCGTTGATCGACGAACTGGTCAAACAGGACTGGGACAAGGGAGAGCTGCTGACCGGCCTTGCCAGTGGCATCGCGACGGCCCGTTTTCCGGGCACACTTGAAAACGCTGAGCGCCTCGCCCGACGCGCGGTGGAACTCTCCGAAGAGAAATCTCCTGGGCCGATCCACACCCTTGCCCGTGTGTTCGCCGAAAAAGGACAGCTCGACGACGCCATCGCCTGGGAGCGTAAAGCGCTCGCGCTGGCCGAGAACAACGTCACGATCCTGCGCACTCTCCGCGAGTACGAAAGTCTCAAGGACGCTGCGCAGAAGCCAACCGAAGCCGCGAAACCGTGA
- a CDS encoding FG-GAP repeat domain-containing protein, whose translation MTCWSKATLLVFLAGLSGAASARAADRLLHSFEKIPLTGTYFSEGANAGDIDGDGKPDAVYGPFWYAGPEFTKATEIYPPKPQNTEAYADNFFNWVYDFNRDGAPDVLTVGFPGKPAFLYENPNGRPGHWTRHQVLDSVSNESPQFVNLVGDEQPELVCTNAGRFGFATFDKSRPFEQWVFHPISEQKAPFPFGHGLGVGDLNGDGRMDILIANGWFEQPDSAPLTGAWTFHPQKFTNAYGGSEMHAFDVDGDGDNDVITSLAAHDYGLAWYEQVNVDGRREFQMRTIVGKTPEENPYGLVFTEPHSVALVDMDGDGLKDIVTGKTYWSHHKKSPMWDAGAVVYWFRLERTAEGVSWVPQLADADAGIGRQISVHDLNGDGLPDIVLGGMKGAHVLLHRTRPATEEEWQAAQPRRRPAESASPAAKP comes from the coding sequence ATGACTTGCTGGTCGAAGGCGACGTTGCTGGTGTTCCTGGCCGGCCTGAGCGGTGCGGCTTCAGCCCGTGCAGCGGATCGGTTGCTCCATTCCTTTGAGAAGATCCCGCTCACGGGAACGTACTTCTCTGAAGGCGCGAACGCGGGCGACATCGATGGCGATGGCAAACCCGACGCCGTCTACGGCCCCTTCTGGTATGCCGGTCCCGAGTTCACGAAGGCGACAGAGATCTACCCGCCGAAGCCCCAGAATACGGAGGCCTACGCCGACAACTTCTTCAACTGGGTCTACGACTTCAACCGCGACGGCGCCCCCGATGTGCTCACCGTCGGTTTTCCCGGCAAGCCGGCGTTCCTCTATGAGAATCCGAACGGCAGGCCCGGGCACTGGACCAGGCATCAGGTCCTCGATTCGGTCTCCAACGAGTCCCCCCAGTTCGTGAATCTCGTCGGCGACGAACAGCCCGAGCTGGTCTGTACGAACGCCGGGCGCTTCGGCTTCGCGACATTCGACAAGTCGCGGCCGTTCGAACAATGGGTCTTTCATCCCATCTCCGAGCAGAAGGCCCCCTTCCCCTTCGGCCATGGACTTGGCGTGGGGGACCTGAATGGCGACGGCCGGATGGACATCCTTATCGCCAACGGCTGGTTCGAGCAGCCGGACTCAGCCCCGCTGACGGGCGCCTGGACGTTCCATCCCCAGAAGTTCACGAACGCCTATGGCGGCTCCGAGATGCATGCGTTCGACGTCGATGGCGATGGGGACAACGACGTGATCACCAGCCTCGCGGCCCATGACTACGGCCTCGCGTGGTACGAGCAGGTCAACGTCGACGGGCGACGCGAATTCCAGATGCGGACGATCGTCGGCAAGACTCCCGAAGAGAATCCCTATGGCCTCGTCTTCACCGAGCCCCACTCGGTCGCGCTGGTCGATATGGATGGCGACGGCCTGAAGGACATCGTGACGGGCAAGACTTATTGGTCTCACCATAAGAAGAGCCCGATGTGGGATGCCGGCGCGGTCGTGTACTGGTTCCGGCTCGAACGCACAGCGGAAGGTGTCAGCTGGGTTCCCCAGCTCGCCGACGCCGATGCCGGAATCGGCCGACAGATCTCTGTTCATGATCTCAACGGAGACGGCCTGCCCGACATCGTCCTCGGCGGCATGAAAGGGGCCCACGTCCTTCTTCACCGCACCAGGCCGGCGACGGAAGAAGAATGGCAGGCCGCACAGCCCAGGCGCCGCCCCGCGGAGAGTGCTTCCCCAGCCGCCAAACCGTAA
- a CDS encoding HDOD domain-containing protein: MASAAESQCPEVPGELKDRLKRAVGTLNMLPAVAVQALQIANNPDCDLGKLAGVIQRDLTITTLILRMANSALFSPPKPIASLHHAMLSLGLRRCRDFIVTAGLDSVAKKASPEMKTQRETLWRHGFLTALFAMKINQLLGLRFQGEEFTAGLMHDFGRTLLAVADPATFTRLDRLDFVEGDDLEARESEAIGVSHAEFGAWFASTNELPNSLVAAIHLHHRPESAGEHLQLAALVAVADHMANHIQRGEAPEAYNSMTDGAMLLLEQSGARRATDVFAASVTKLLIDGPAIADSLMKE, from the coding sequence ATGGCGTCAGCCGCTGAGAGTCAGTGTCCAGAAGTTCCCGGCGAGTTGAAGGACCGCCTGAAACGCGCTGTCGGCACGTTGAACATGCTTCCTGCGGTCGCGGTCCAGGCGCTGCAGATCGCGAATAACCCGGACTGCGACCTGGGCAAGCTGGCGGGCGTGATCCAACGGGACCTGACGATCACGACTCTGATCCTGCGAATGGCGAACAGCGCCCTGTTCTCGCCGCCGAAACCGATCGCCAGCCTGCATCATGCGATGCTGTCGCTCGGGCTGAGGCGCTGCCGCGATTTCATCGTGACGGCAGGACTCGACAGCGTCGCGAAGAAGGCGTCGCCGGAAATGAAAACGCAGCGCGAAACTCTATGGCGTCATGGGTTCCTGACCGCCCTGTTCGCGATGAAGATCAACCAGCTCCTGGGACTGCGGTTTCAGGGGGAAGAATTCACGGCGGGGCTGATGCACGATTTCGGCCGAACGCTGCTGGCCGTCGCCGACCCCGCGACCTTCACGCGGCTCGACCGTCTCGACTTCGTCGAGGGAGATGACCTGGAAGCCCGTGAGAGCGAGGCGATCGGTGTTTCCCATGCGGAGTTCGGCGCGTGGTTTGCCTCAACCAACGAACTTCCCAACTCGCTGGTGGCCGCGATCCATCTTCATCACCGGCCCGAGTCGGCGGGCGAGCATCTCCAACTGGCGGCGCTCGTGGCGGTGGCCGATCACATGGCGAACCACATCCAGCGCGGAGAGGCTCCTGAGGCTTATAATTCGATGACCGACGGCGCGATGCTCCTGCTGGAGCAATCGGGCGCGCGGCGGGCAACGGATGTGTTCGCCGCGAGCGTGACGAAGCTGTTGATCGACGGGCCCGCGATCGCTGACTCCCTGATGAAGGAGTGA
- a CDS encoding HDOD domain-containing protein translates to MSESGAIPGPSIPDFLIDRLGRGLGSLKMLPAVAQEALEVANSADCDLVKLAVIIQKDLRLTTFILRLANSTLFAPPRPIASLHQAVLFIGRRKARDFIITSCLESVASKVPHEVQERQSTLWLHGFLTAILAVRLNDLFQLKFQGEEFTSGLMHDFGRTLISVIDPVNAASVDPLDFDETTSIEDRERAMLGASHAEIAAWFAAHNELPPNLIAAIQFHHRPEAAGENLKLAALVATADHAVNYLQREGQAKGYNPLTNGAALILESHGVPNATRTFGTASEKLLQEIPALAQSMMQG, encoded by the coding sequence ATGTCGGAAAGTGGTGCGATTCCGGGGCCGTCCATCCCTGATTTCCTGATCGATCGACTCGGGCGCGGCCTGGGAAGCCTGAAGATGCTCCCCGCCGTGGCGCAGGAGGCCCTGGAGGTCGCCAACTCGGCAGACTGCGACCTCGTGAAACTCGCGGTGATCATCCAGAAGGATCTGCGGCTCACGACGTTCATCCTGCGGCTTGCGAACAGCACCCTGTTCGCGCCGCCCAGGCCAATCGCCAGCCTCCACCAGGCGGTGCTGTTCATCGGTCGCCGCAAGGCTCGTGATTTCATCATCACGTCCTGCCTGGAAAGCGTCGCCTCCAAGGTGCCGCATGAGGTTCAGGAACGTCAGTCGACTTTATGGCTGCATGGTTTCCTGACAGCGATCCTCGCGGTGAGGCTGAACGACCTGTTCCAGCTGAAATTCCAGGGGGAAGAGTTCACCTCCGGCCTGATGCACGACTTCGGGAGGACGCTGATCTCGGTCATTGATCCGGTGAACGCGGCGTCGGTGGATCCTCTCGATTTCGATGAGACGACGTCGATCGAGGATCGTGAACGCGCGATGCTCGGCGCCTCCCACGCGGAGATCGCTGCGTGGTTCGCGGCGCACAATGAACTCCCGCCCAACCTGATTGCAGCGATCCAGTTTCATCATCGCCCGGAAGCGGCTGGCGAGAACCTGAAACTGGCAGCGCTTGTGGCGACAGCCGACCACGCCGTGAACTACCTGCAGCGCGAAGGTCAGGCCAAGGGCTACAACCCGCTGACCAACGGCGCCGCGCTCATCCTGGAGAGCCACGGCGTTCCCAACGCCACACGCACATTCGGCACGGCGAGCGAGAAGCTGCTGCAGGAGATCCCGGCGCTCGCTCAATCGATGATGCAGGGTTGA
- a CDS encoding GNAT family N-acetyltransferase, protein MNEPGPILCGDSIASIRDELAQGCAAGTSTSVAVRPLSLLRESDFRDWRDLARRAVEPNPFQEPQFITALQEAGVVSSLNVLSVVDDSSGQWLAAGVFEVCLPSLTRPLPHLRSLSSRYSFLDSPLVHRDHLPRALESALRYLQRQRWWHGARFRVVKSEGPQAAEWSRQTKNAGLAIDRDRTWRRAVTHLAGADADALLSRCSRSRRKSLLRARRSLEASGPVSHRLVVPGPHDSRAREEFLRLEALGWKGGTGTAIASSQSDSQFFRNMTEQFAADRRVIFGELLVGDRVIASTCNLVAGTTVFAFKLGWDPEFARGNPGHWAEIELAAALARERPDLERIDSCSQPGSYVEAVSTSSQAMESSVCVWSRRATALCELRRQFRVIRSGWWAAARSEAPADSPDANAPIAATRPSQP, encoded by the coding sequence ATGAACGAGCCCGGGCCCATTTTGTGTGGCGATTCGATCGCGTCCATCCGCGACGAACTGGCGCAAGGCTGCGCCGCAGGAACTTCCACCTCCGTCGCGGTCCGTCCCCTCTCGCTTCTTCGAGAGTCCGATTTCCGTGACTGGCGCGACCTCGCCCGACGGGCGGTCGAGCCCAATCCGTTTCAGGAGCCTCAATTCATCACGGCTCTGCAGGAAGCTGGTGTCGTTTCGTCCCTCAATGTGCTTTCGGTCGTCGATGACAGCTCCGGACAATGGCTGGCCGCAGGAGTTTTCGAGGTCTGCCTGCCCAGCCTGACCCGACCGCTTCCGCATCTCCGCTCACTGAGTTCGCGATACTCGTTTCTCGATTCCCCGCTCGTCCATCGCGACCATCTCCCCCGGGCGCTGGAAAGCGCCCTGAGATATCTCCAGCGTCAGCGATGGTGGCATGGCGCCCGATTCCGCGTCGTGAAGTCCGAAGGTCCCCAGGCGGCCGAATGGAGCCGCCAGACGAAGAACGCGGGCCTGGCCATCGATCGTGACCGCACCTGGCGCCGTGCCGTGACACATCTGGCGGGCGCCGACGCTGATGCCCTACTCAGTCGTTGTTCGCGCTCGCGACGAAAGTCATTGCTGCGGGCACGGCGCTCCCTCGAAGCTTCCGGGCCCGTCTCCCATCGGCTGGTGGTCCCCGGGCCGCACGATTCTCGGGCCCGCGAAGAGTTTCTTCGTCTGGAAGCGCTTGGATGGAAGGGAGGAACCGGGACCGCCATCGCCAGCAGTCAGTCCGATTCGCAGTTCTTTCGCAACATGACGGAGCAGTTTGCCGCCGACCGCCGTGTGATCTTCGGCGAATTGCTCGTCGGAGATCGTGTCATTGCCTCGACGTGCAACCTGGTTGCCGGAACGACCGTCTTCGCGTTCAAACTCGGATGGGACCCGGAGTTCGCCAGGGGAAATCCCGGACACTGGGCCGAGATCGAACTTGCCGCGGCACTGGCGCGCGAACGACCGGACCTCGAGCGGATCGATAGCTGCTCGCAACCCGGTTCCTATGTCGAGGCCGTCTCCACCAGCAGCCAGGCGATGGAGTCCTCGGTCTGCGTCTGGTCACGTCGGGCGACAGCCCTGTGCGAACTTCGCCGTCAGTTCCGGGTGATCCGGTCGGGCTGGTGGGCAGCCGCCCGCAGCGAAGCACCAGCCGACTCCCCCGATGCAAACGCCCCCATCGCAGCGACGCGGCCCTCCCAACCATGA
- a CDS encoding GNAT family N-acetyltransferase yields MDDSKTVSLAVKTRSDPTPVVEAGRAAPVLPTLPSAHVFLSLESVERYAESWRELCDLHAGPMEQLEWVDACLHGGPRPQIVAISETSYLRAFAPLARVSRRGILSLEMIGVGDHFEPMDFVASDGAALQTLCAAVRSQNVAIRLGRLPQGSPTIPALRQAFGRRAVIRVSAQAAAPWIAMDDSWQSPETHLNSGRRSDLRRARKRADEVGTVTIQIVCPDLPQLPALLDEAFAVEERSWKGDEETSLVRDADRGAFFRRYTNAACRQGTLRICFLRINGQAVAMQIAVQQSRRFWLLKVGYDASFSRCSPGMLLTRETIAYAASRKLLTYEFLGTCEAWTSVWTDRRRECVELTAYPFTPLGLAALVADGGASLLARSRKAARRLPRTLKSCFRGMVKSVVARAARRYIAGDSLAAALDVRTRLDQIGQPTTLGFWDADGDSPRVVADRYLEALESMQGAPAHAYLSIKLPSLGNSADLLNEIATRAAAVGARLHFDALTPESVETTQAAIDEVRKRHPSLAIGHTLPGRWRRSVADADWAAARGLSVRVVKGQFPAAGTDDCPPKLGFLEVVKQLAGKPIHVDIATHDEPLAKEAAAILKSAGTSFDRERLYGMGNPPLEDGGSRPRIYIPYGAAYLPYAVARLRKNPALGGRLLLDWIRSLLRL; encoded by the coding sequence ATGGATGATTCAAAAACCGTGAGTCTCGCGGTGAAAACCCGCAGCGATCCCACGCCTGTCGTTGAAGCAGGCCGTGCCGCCCCGGTTCTGCCCACCCTCCCCTCTGCGCATGTCTTCCTATCTCTTGAATCCGTCGAGCGTTACGCAGAATCGTGGCGAGAACTGTGCGACCTGCACGCCGGCCCGATGGAGCAGCTGGAATGGGTCGACGCCTGCCTCCATGGCGGACCACGGCCCCAAATCGTCGCGATCAGCGAAACGTCCTACCTGAGGGCATTCGCACCCCTCGCTCGCGTATCCCGGCGGGGAATCCTTTCGCTCGAGATGATCGGTGTCGGTGACCATTTTGAGCCGATGGATTTCGTTGCGAGCGATGGGGCCGCATTGCAGACACTCTGCGCCGCCGTCCGGTCGCAGAACGTGGCGATCCGCCTGGGTCGTCTGCCGCAGGGCTCCCCGACCATCCCCGCGCTCAGGCAGGCATTCGGTCGCCGCGCCGTCATCCGCGTCAGCGCCCAGGCCGCTGCCCCCTGGATTGCGATGGACGATTCCTGGCAGTCGCCCGAGACGCACCTCAACAGCGGACGCCGTTCCGACCTCCGCCGAGCCCGAAAACGGGCCGATGAAGTCGGAACGGTGACGATTCAGATCGTCTGCCCCGATCTCCCCCAGCTTCCGGCCCTGCTCGATGAAGCGTTCGCGGTCGAGGAACGCAGCTGGAAAGGGGACGAGGAGACTTCGCTCGTCCGCGACGCCGATCGTGGGGCATTTTTCCGCCGCTATACGAACGCCGCCTGTCGCCAGGGGACGCTCAGGATCTGCTTTCTCCGCATCAACGGCCAGGCCGTCGCCATGCAGATCGCCGTCCAGCAGTCCCGCCGCTTCTGGCTGCTCAAGGTGGGATATGATGCGAGCTTTTCCCGTTGTTCCCCGGGGATGCTCCTGACCCGCGAAACCATTGCCTACGCCGCCTCGCGCAAGCTCCTGACGTACGAGTTCCTGGGGACCTGCGAGGCCTGGACAAGCGTCTGGACCGACCGTCGGCGCGAATGTGTCGAACTGACCGCCTACCCGTTCACGCCACTGGGCCTCGCGGCGCTCGTCGCTGATGGGGGGGCTTCTCTGCTCGCCAGGTCGAGGAAGGCCGCCCGCCGCCTCCCCCGTACGTTGAAGTCGTGTTTCCGGGGGATGGTCAAATCTGTCGTGGCGAGGGCCGCACGCCGCTATATCGCCGGCGATTCCCTGGCAGCCGCACTCGACGTCAGGACCCGGCTCGACCAGATCGGCCAGCCGACGACTCTCGGATTCTGGGACGCCGACGGCGACTCTCCGCGGGTCGTCGCCGACCGCTATCTCGAAGCGCTGGAGTCGATGCAGGGTGCACCGGCCCACGCTTATCTTTCGATCAAGCTCCCCTCCCTCGGCAATTCCGCCGATCTCCTGAACGAAATCGCGACCAGGGCCGCCGCTGTCGGTGCGCGGCTTCACTTTGATGCTCTCACACCCGAGTCGGTTGAAACGACTCAGGCCGCCATCGACGAAGTGCGCAAGCGGCATCCCTCCCTCGCCATCGGCCATACGCTCCCCGGCCGCTGGCGACGCAGCGTCGCCGATGCCGACTGGGCCGCGGCCCGCGGACTCTCGGTCCGGGTCGTGAAGGGGCAGTTTCCCGCCGCCGGGACCGACGACTGCCCGCCGAAGCTGGGCTTCCTTGAGGTCGTGAAACAGCTTGCGGGCAAGCCCATCCATGTCGACATTGCCACGCACGACGAACCGCTGGCCAAAGAAGCCGCCGCCATTCTCAAGTCCGCCGGGACGTCGTTCGATCGCGAACGCCTGTACGGAATGGGAAACCCGCCACTGGAGGACGGCGGCTCCCGGCCACGGATCTACATTCCCTACGGCGCGGCCTATCTTCCGTACGCCGTCGCCCGACTCCGGAAGAATCCCGCCCTCGGCGGACGCCTGCTGCTGGACTGGATCCGCTCGCTTCTGCGGCTGTAA
- a CDS encoding sigma 54-interacting transcriptional regulator translates to MTSHAERPRTLRELRESGYKSRTVKDEMRRNLIHRLREKQPLFPGIVGYDETVLPQIINAVLSQHDMLFLGLRGQGKTRMLRMLTSFLDDALPVIAGSEINDDPFTPVSHHARSIVAAKGDETPIHWIGRDERYHEKLATPDVTIADLIGEVDLIKHAEGRQLSSEDVMHFGLIPRSHRGIFAINELPDLAPKIQVGLFNVLEERDVQIRGFTVRLPLDVCMVFSANPEDYTNRGRIVTPLKDRIGSVIRTHYPLTRDLGMQITRENAWIDRDGGVKVVVPAFLEQVIEETSRLARTSPHVNQASGVSVRMSVANFENLVSNAERRAIRDGESVTVARVSDLALVVPSSRGKIELSMSEESGDEDRLIERLVEEAVKNVFDQSTSVKNFTNVVEFFETGKRVTLNQGAPAQEVVQLADAVRGLPKQIETLAEQLAPDLARGETALGLRAAIVEFILDGLYANNRLNRKRTGGNATYAA, encoded by the coding sequence ATGACCAGTCACGCTGAACGTCCCCGCACGCTTCGAGAGCTTCGTGAATCCGGCTACAAGAGCCGCACTGTCAAAGATGAAATGCGGCGGAACCTGATTCATCGGCTCCGGGAGAAGCAGCCCCTGTTCCCGGGCATCGTCGGCTACGACGAGACGGTTCTTCCCCAGATCATCAACGCCGTTCTCTCGCAGCACGACATGCTCTTCCTGGGCCTGCGCGGCCAGGGGAAAACTCGCATGCTGCGAATGCTCACCAGCTTTCTTGATGACGCCTTGCCTGTCATCGCCGGCTCCGAGATCAACGACGATCCCTTCACCCCGGTGTCGCACCACGCCCGTTCCATCGTCGCCGCCAAGGGAGACGAGACGCCGATTCACTGGATCGGACGCGATGAGCGCTACCACGAAAAGCTCGCCACGCCCGACGTCACCATCGCGGACCTCATTGGCGAGGTCGACCTCATCAAGCATGCCGAAGGTCGCCAGCTGTCCAGCGAAGACGTCATGCACTTCGGACTGATTCCCCGCAGCCACCGCGGAATCTTCGCCATCAACGAACTCCCCGATCTCGCCCCCAAGATCCAGGTCGGACTGTTCAACGTGCTCGAGGAACGCGATGTGCAGATTCGTGGCTTCACCGTCCGCCTGCCGCTCGATGTCTGCATGGTGTTCAGCGCGAACCCGGAGGACTACACGAACCGCGGCCGGATCGTCACGCCGCTGAAAGACCGCATCGGTTCGGTCATCCGCACCCACTACCCGCTGACGCGCGATCTCGGCATGCAGATCACCCGTGAGAACGCCTGGATCGACCGCGACGGTGGAGTGAAAGTCGTGGTTCCAGCGTTTCTGGAACAGGTCATCGAAGAGACCAGTCGCCTTGCGCGGACCAGCCCGCACGTGAACCAGGCGTCGGGCGTCAGCGTCCGCATGTCGGTCGCCAACTTCGAGAACCTCGTCTCGAATGCCGAACGCCGTGCGATCCGCGACGGCGAATCCGTCACCGTCGCTCGTGTCAGCGACCTTGCGCTCGTCGTGCCGAGTTCCCGCGGCAAGATCGAACTCTCGATGAGCGAAGAATCGGGCGATGAAGACCGACTGATCGAACGGCTCGTCGAAGAAGCCGTCAAGAACGTCTTCGACCAGTCGACGAGCGTGAAGAACTTCACCAACGTGGTGGAGTTCTTCGAGACTGGCAAACGCGTCACCCTCAACCAGGGCGCTCCGGCGCAGGAAGTCGTTCAGCTGGCGGACGCCGTTCGAGGCCTGCCCAAGCAGATCGAGACGCTCGCCGAACAGCTCGCCCCCGACCTCGCACGCGGCGAAACAGCTCTCGGCCTGCGCGCCGCGATCGTCGAATTCATCCTCGACGGCCTGTACGCCAACAATCGCCTGAATCGAAAACGGACCGGCGGCAACGCGACATACGCCGCGTAG
- a CDS encoding right-handed parallel beta-helix repeat-containing protein, whose product MFRAESLCVFVACGLFLPRLAGAVEVSVQSRTELVQALRGARAGTTIVIAPGRYEGGISQAGLSGTAEQPILVRGADAKNPPVFDGGNSGIHFSSARHLELRDLVIQGSKGNGLNLDDGNAVGSAHDIVLSHVVVRDVGPEGNRDGIKLSGLNRFRLEQCDISQWGSGGSGVDMVGCHDGELADCRVRDARSDGANGIQAKGGSRNISIRRCRFENAGGRGVNAGGSTGLPYFRPSDAAYEAKDITIEDCEFAGVQAAVAFVGVDGATVRHNTIYRPRRWAFRILQENNDPRFVPSRNGRIEKNVIVFRSDELSMAFNIGGMTASESFVLMGNAWYCSDRPGQGQRALRLSPLTEQGGTYDQDPGLRDPEAGDLGRTRTGAGDPGVRPAK is encoded by the coding sequence ATGTTTCGCGCCGAATCGCTTTGCGTTTTTGTGGCCTGCGGCCTGTTCCTCCCGCGTCTGGCCGGTGCAGTGGAAGTGTCCGTCCAATCGCGAACGGAACTCGTCCAGGCGCTTCGAGGGGCCCGCGCGGGCACGACGATCGTCATCGCGCCCGGACGATACGAGGGCGGGATCTCGCAAGCCGGTCTCTCAGGGACTGCGGAACAGCCGATTCTCGTTCGCGGAGCCGACGCGAAGAACCCGCCGGTCTTCGATGGCGGCAACTCGGGGATTCACTTTTCCTCGGCCCGGCACCTGGAACTGCGGGATCTCGTCATCCAGGGATCCAAAGGCAATGGGCTGAATCTCGACGACGGGAACGCTGTGGGGTCAGCGCATGACATCGTCTTGAGCCACGTCGTCGTGCGGGATGTGGGCCCGGAAGGCAACCGGGACGGCATCAAGCTTTCGGGCCTCAATCGCTTTCGCCTGGAGCAATGCGACATCAGCCAGTGGGGAAGCGGCGGCTCGGGCGTCGACATGGTGGGATGCCATGACGGGGAACTGGCCGATTGCCGGGTCCGGGATGCGCGAAGCGATGGCGCCAACGGCATCCAGGCGAAGGGAGGCAGCCGGAACATCAGCATCCGGCGGTGCCGGTTCGAGAACGCGGGGGGACGCGGAGTGAACGCCGGCGGAAGCACCGGCTTGCCGTACTTCCGGCCGAGCGATGCGGCCTATGAAGCGAAGGACATCACCATCGAGGATTGCGAGTTCGCAGGAGTGCAAGCGGCCGTGGCGTTCGTGGGAGTGGATGGAGCAACCGTCCGCCACAACACCATCTACCGGCCGAGGCGGTGGGCGTTTCGCATCCTGCAGGAGAACAACGATCCCCGGTTCGTGCCGAGTCGGAACGGGCGCATCGAAAAGAACGTGATTGTGTTCCGATCGGATGAGCTGTCGATGGCGTTCAACATCGGCGGGATGACCGCATCGGAGTCCTTCGTACTGATGGGGAACGCGTGGTATTGCTCCGATCGGCCCGGACAGGGGCAGCGGGCGCTGAGGCTGTCCCCGTTGACGGAGCAGGGGGGAACCTACGACCAGGATCCCGGTCTGCGTGATCCCGAGGCCGGGGACCTGGGCCGGACGCGGACCGGGGCGGGTGACCCGGGGGTGCGGCCTGCGAAGTGA